TCCGCTTCGCGGCCCTGGTCGCGCTGGTGATCTTGGTCCACAGCCTGGCTCTGGACCGGCTGTCCGACGCGCTCGAGGAACCGGCGCTGCTCAAGCAGATGGCGACGCCGATGTTCACCCGCGTGCTCCAGCCGCAGGAGCCGCCACCGGTGGCCGCGGCGCCCGCGCCCGAAGCGCCGCCCCCACCGCGACGCGCGGCGGTCACCTCGGTGGCCAAGAAGGCTGCGCCCAAGCCCGCCAAGCCGGCCTCGAAACCCGCGTCCGCCGCAGCACCCGAAGAAGTCGCATCCGCAGCGGCGCCTGCCGATGTCGCATCGGCACCGGCTGAACCGGCGTCGGACGCGGCTGTGGCCCAGCAGCAGGCCGCGAGTGCGCCGGGCCAGGGCGAGAGCATGGCGAAGGCGCCGGAGAGCGCGGCTTCGGCGCCGGCAGCGCCCCCGCATTTCGACAGCTGGCCGGCCGACACCCGTCTGAGCTACCGCCTGAGCGGTCTGTTTCGCGGCGGCGAGCTGTACGGCAGCGCTCGCGTGCAATGGCAGCGCGAAGAGGACCGCTACCAGAACCGCGTGGACATCGACGTGCCGCCCTTTGCCTGGTTCATCCTGACCAGCCAGGGGGATGTCACGCCGCAGGGCCTGTCGCCCCGGGCATATCAGGAACAGCGCCGCTCGAGCACGCGCAGCGTGCAACTGAATGCGGACGATGTGGTGCTCAATGACGGCCGGCGCGTGCCCCGGCCGCCGAGCATCCAGGACGCCGCCAGCCAGTTCGT
Above is a window of Ramlibacter tataouinensis DNA encoding:
- a CDS encoding DUF3108 domain-containing protein, translating into MAERTQLRVRRPFRFAALVALVILVHSLALDRLSDALEEPALLKQMATPMFTRVLQPQEPPPVAAAPAPEAPPPPRRAAVTSVAKKAAPKPAKPASKPASAAAPEEVASAAAPADVASAPAEPASDAAVAQQQAASAPGQGESMAKAPESAASAPAAPPHFDSWPADTRLSYRLSGLFRGGELYGSARVQWQREEDRYQNRVDIDVPPFAWFILTSQGDVTPQGLSPRAYQEQRRSSTRSVQLNADDVVLNDGRRVPRPPSIQDAASQFVELAHRFAMGQEKLEVGHHIEFWLARPNGVDLWTYDIVDRQALELRGMGVVEAFHLKPRRITNPRGNFTAEIWFAPALQYLPVRIRVNMGTEAFVELTAEKIEQR